One genomic region from Streptomyces sp. NBC_01304 encodes:
- a CDS encoding AAA family ATPase: protein MLDLALTQDALVILIGPSGAGKSTLASTWPTSQVLSLDALRGAVADDPGCQEATAAAVDVLQLLLERRMARKLNTVIDATNAISHHRKPLVAVAKRHGMPAIAVLMATPVDVCVERQGPRPANRAVPEDTVRAQHKAALHSRQSLREEGFDDVVFADSLYRLEPYLERLSETRNADLGRDGNEGLGDLLLVRRLFGPEILPLWRWKPGSDVAGGDRVAEVRLGQQCLTLALRTDVDGEGDIGRPSTVSPSRPRCGAPRRAPSDQRVRHGRAASVPWLPGTTEDVTFELNGIGHTFPAGHRIRLAVSSAY, encoded by the coding sequence TCGGCCCGTCCGGGGCCGGGAAGTCCACGCTGGCCAGCACCTGGCCCACCTCCCAGGTCCTCTCGCTTGATGCTCTGCGCGGCGCAGTGGCCGATGACCCTGGATGCCAGGAGGCGACCGCCGCCGCCGTCGACGTTCTGCAGTTGCTCCTGGAGCGCCGGATGGCCCGGAAGCTCAATACGGTCATCGACGCGACGAACGCGATCAGCCATCACAGGAAACCTCTGGTCGCCGTCGCGAAACGGCACGGCATGCCCGCCATCGCAGTCCTGATGGCCACCCCGGTCGACGTGTGCGTAGAACGGCAGGGCCCGCGCCCGGCGAACCGGGCCGTGCCCGAGGACACCGTGCGCGCGCAGCACAAGGCCGCGCTCCACTCACGCCAGTCGCTGCGCGAGGAGGGCTTCGACGATGTCGTGTTCGCAGACAGCCTGTACCGGCTGGAGCCCTATCTGGAGCGCTTGAGCGAGACCCGGAACGCCGACCTCGGCAGGGACGGCAACGAGGGCCTGGGCGACCTGCTGCTCGTCCGCCGCCTCTTCGGGCCGGAGATCCTGCCGCTGTGGCGGTGGAAGCCCGGCTCGGATGTGGCCGGCGGCGACCGCGTCGCCGAGGTCCGCCTCGGCCAGCAATGCCTCACCCTCGCCCTGCGCACCGACGTTGACGGCGAAGGCGACATCGGACGCCCGTCCACCGTTTCTCCGTCACGTCCGCGTTGCGGTGCGCCGCGCCGAGCGCCATCGGATCAGCGCGTGCGCCACGGCCGGGCGGCGTCCGTGCCCTGGCTGCCGGGCACGACCGAGGACGTCACGTTCGAGCTGAACGGCATCGGCCACACCTTCCCCGCGGGACACCGCATCCGCCTCGCGGTCTCCTCCGCGTACTGA
- a CDS encoding SAV_2336 N-terminal domain-related protein, translated as MNSATPHGPADPADLAAVTHLNRVLAAVGLDFGPRELSELLWLARQLSVRAPDADVPDVPVPLFAPAPDVPVLAYALPPAPALAPGAVARPAPVEVAEGAPGSVYGITTPVPGRGAAPVRIPSAPGLQRPLDVARALRPLGRTAASSRRLVLDEVATAESIADNGVFDLVLRPERARWLDLVVALDDGLSLRVWQDTSRQLAALLAGFGIFRSVRGTPYDPGSARRTTPVDGLVTAPARTVVLVVSDGVGEGWRSGEARRHLARWARLCHTAVLDPLPARLWPRTGLNASRLTVRSRGLAPAARAMYARDTLLPRRLAPPLGVPVPVLELVDWELRPWAELVARDGGTARLRVIDAARQPEPRPKRRRALPATPEQRLLSFRDAVSTDAYTLAGHLASIDPLTLPVMRVVQAAVAPGSSPACLAEVLLGGLMRVEPALDGKGGRIAYDAYGFAPEMRELLMATVSAADSRRTVAEVSRYITPRLGQRKDFPALVATPEGTFQLPPGKRPFAKKEVPEVTDPALDRLVLVSGSALPPRTGYLVGNRLVLTVLPAVFPARVGVRVEDPSGRAGVGDIVWQQAMWGLRSPLVALVRTRGDVHGTPVRPVDWGGLRASGVRSPADIAWCGRTGGRTARGGLRRDLKGGPQRLVVVDRQELPGGVEDAAPGVLVFSGGALAGVSPNTIAPGNLPLVETSAFSDDPDFRAVLSSVREAAPALHNLPALGDDDSTVSEAAKAWLDLSYEAGEEVCTLYGQGLSGKSATALWYAHEHLAEYELVWWLDAARGIEPSVRLARQLVTHAHWLLVLDGAQSGAEALRLSAAYPRGRILMTARRGKGLPTNTYQSVRGESVAQRAEPTGPGPSRFLGLLAWLGPRVDRRLFEPLRHRTPSAYHIDSAAQALHAAGLARLDPPGEWSAVRTAQAARVAMRALYPWAAAAELLAAHGEGDDALIAPYVLALSCEVPPREDTPALAELYHRAALHLVGEGDPEGVLLAERARQATPGRDLAKRWLIVESALRRIPTALALAPGQVEELEQGGDLPGLLRRLTRADEATGEARVDYFQDALDATVHTLGRAHPLVAAIRAELTRLSEESAPPTTGGTPSLRRPGTPPRST; from the coding sequence GTGAACTCGGCGACTCCGCACGGCCCGGCTGACCCGGCCGACCTGGCGGCGGTGACGCATCTGAACAGGGTGCTGGCCGCCGTCGGCCTCGACTTCGGTCCGCGTGAACTGAGTGAACTGCTGTGGCTGGCACGCCAGTTGAGCGTGCGCGCACCGGACGCGGACGTCCCCGACGTCCCGGTGCCCCTTTTCGCACCCGCCCCCGACGTCCCGGTGCTGGCTTATGCACTCCCGCCCGCACCTGCCCTCGCCCCCGGCGCCGTCGCGCGCCCCGCCCCCGTCGAGGTGGCCGAGGGCGCCCCCGGCTCCGTCTACGGCATCACGACCCCTGTCCCCGGCCGCGGCGCCGCCCCCGTCCGGATCCCCTCGGCGCCCGGCCTGCAGCGGCCGTTGGACGTGGCGCGGGCGCTGCGTCCGCTCGGCCGCACCGCGGCGTCCAGCCGCCGTCTCGTCCTCGACGAGGTGGCCACCGCCGAGTCCATCGCCGACAACGGCGTCTTCGACCTGGTCCTGCGCCCCGAGCGCGCCCGCTGGCTCGACCTCGTCGTCGCCCTGGACGACGGCCTGTCGCTGCGCGTGTGGCAGGACACGAGCCGCCAACTGGCCGCGCTGCTCGCCGGGTTCGGCATCTTCCGCTCGGTGCGCGGCACGCCGTACGACCCCGGCAGCGCGCGCCGCACCACCCCGGTCGACGGGCTCGTCACCGCGCCGGCTCGCACCGTCGTCCTCGTCGTCTCGGACGGCGTCGGCGAGGGCTGGCGCTCGGGCGAGGCCCGCCGCCATCTCGCCCGCTGGGCCCGGCTGTGCCACACCGCCGTGCTCGACCCGCTGCCCGCCCGGCTGTGGCCGCGGACCGGCCTGAACGCCTCCCGGCTGACCGTGCGCAGCCGCGGCCTCGCCCCCGCGGCCCGCGCCATGTACGCCCGCGACACCCTGCTGCCGCGCCGGCTCGCGCCGCCGCTGGGCGTCCCCGTACCCGTGCTGGAGCTGGTCGACTGGGAGCTGCGGCCGTGGGCCGAACTGGTCGCCAGGGACGGCGGCACCGCGCGGCTGCGCGTGATCGACGCGGCCCGGCAGCCGGAGCCGCGCCCGAAGCGGCGCCGCGCCCTGCCCGCGACGCCCGAGCAGCGACTGCTCTCCTTCCGCGACGCCGTCTCCACCGACGCCTACACCCTCGCCGGGCACCTGGCCTCCATCGACCCGCTCACCCTGCCGGTGATGCGCGTCGTCCAGGCCGCCGTCGCCCCGGGCTCCAGCCCGGCCTGCCTCGCGGAGGTCCTGCTCGGCGGGCTGATGCGGGTCGAGCCCGCCCTCGACGGCAAGGGCGGCAGGATCGCGTACGACGCGTACGGCTTCGCACCCGAGATGCGCGAACTCCTCATGGCGACGGTGTCGGCCGCCGACAGCCGCCGCACCGTGGCCGAGGTCTCCCGCTACATCACGCCTCGCCTGGGGCAGCGCAAGGACTTCCCGGCGCTGGTGGCGACGCCGGAGGGGACGTTCCAACTGCCGCCGGGCAAAAGGCCGTTCGCGAAGAAGGAAGTACCCGAGGTGACGGACCCGGCTCTGGACAGGCTGGTCCTGGTGAGCGGGTCCGCCCTGCCGCCGCGGACCGGATACCTGGTGGGCAACCGCCTGGTGCTGACGGTGCTGCCCGCCGTGTTCCCCGCGCGGGTGGGGGTCAGGGTCGAGGACCCGTCCGGCCGCGCGGGTGTCGGGGACATCGTGTGGCAGCAGGCGATGTGGGGGCTGCGCTCGCCCCTCGTGGCACTGGTGCGCACGCGCGGAGACGTGCACGGCACGCCGGTGCGGCCGGTGGACTGGGGCGGGCTGCGGGCGAGCGGGGTGCGGAGCCCGGCGGACATCGCCTGGTGCGGGCGCACGGGCGGCAGGACGGCACGGGGCGGCCTGCGGCGTGATCTGAAAGGCGGCCCGCAGCGCCTGGTCGTCGTCGACCGGCAGGAGCTGCCGGGCGGTGTCGAGGACGCCGCCCCCGGTGTCCTGGTCTTCTCGGGCGGCGCGCTCGCCGGGGTCTCGCCGAACACGATCGCCCCGGGGAACCTGCCGCTGGTCGAGACGTCCGCGTTCAGCGACGACCCCGACTTCCGGGCCGTCCTGAGCAGCGTCCGCGAGGCCGCCCCCGCCCTGCACAACCTGCCCGCACTCGGCGACGACGACAGCACCGTCTCGGAGGCCGCCAAGGCCTGGCTCGACCTGTCGTACGAGGCAGGGGAGGAGGTCTGCACCCTGTACGGCCAGGGCCTCTCGGGCAAGTCGGCGACCGCGCTGTGGTACGCCCACGAGCACCTGGCGGAGTACGAACTCGTGTGGTGGCTGGACGCGGCGCGCGGCATCGAGCCGTCCGTGCGGCTCGCCCGCCAACTGGTCACCCACGCCCACTGGTTGCTGGTCCTCGACGGGGCGCAGAGCGGCGCGGAGGCACTCCGGCTCTCGGCCGCGTACCCCCGCGGCCGGATCCTGATGACGGCCCGCCGCGGCAAGGGGCTGCCGACCAACACCTACCAGAGCGTGCGGGGCGAGTCGGTGGCGCAGCGTGCCGAGCCGACGGGGCCGGGGCCGTCCCGGTTCCTGGGACTGCTCGCCTGGCTGGGACCCCGCGTCGATCGCCGCCTCTTCGAGCCGCTGCGCCACCGCACCCCGTCCGCGTACCACATCGATTCGGCGGCGCAGGCGCTGCACGCCGCGGGGCTCGCCCGGCTGGACCCGCCCGGCGAGTGGAGCGCCGTCCGCACCGCTCAGGCCGCGCGCGTCGCCATGCGGGCCTTGTATCCCTGGGCGGCCGCCGCCGAGCTGCTCGCCGCCCACGGGGAGGGGGACGACGCGCTGATCGCCCCGTACGTCCTGGCCCTGTCCTGCGAAGTGCCGCCACGGGAGGACACCCCGGCCCTGGCCGAGCTGTACCACCGGGCCGCCCTGCACCTGGTGGGGGAGGGCGACCCCGAGGGAGTGCTGCTCGCCGAGCGCGCCCGGCAGGCGACGCCCGGCCGGGACCTGGCCAAGCGCTGGCTGATCGTCGAGTCGGCGCTGCGGCGCATCCCGACCGCCCTCGCCCTCGCGCCCGGCCAGGTCGAGGAGTTGGAGCAGGGCGGGGACCTTCCGGGTCTGCTGCGCAGGCTCACGCGCGCGGACGAGGCCACCGGCGAGGCCCGCGTCGACTACTTCCAGGACGCCCTGGACGCGACGGTCCACACCCTGGGCAGGGCCCACCCGCTCGTCGCGGCGATCCGTGCCGAACTCACCCGGCTGTCCGAGGAATCCGCTCCTCCCACGACCGGTGGAACACCATCTCTCCGCCGTCCCGGCACACCACCTCGCTCGACGTGA
- a CDS encoding AAA family ATPase, with amino-acid sequence MNPPGDARPAPEERLFRGSSDPSDPRPPYPDSTPLPEAPPWRIPGGSAHRPYLIGADQVDVVNAALRLRRPLLVTGRPGSGKSSLARAIADDLGLGPVLTWPVNTRSTLGEALYRYDAIGRLREQQMGDYQEQARDVGHYIRLGPLGTALATQHHGLPRLLLIDELDKSDIDLPNDLLVVLEEGRFEIPELSRLPDEQQQDGVAVGVAGSHELHLVRDGVVRCVEFPFVLITSNGEREFPPAFLRRCVRLELPYPDEKQLTEIVRAHFATEREPDGARQWEQITELIREFVARRTLRELATDQLLHAVHLLRQDVRPDDHLREAVLSELGDSARPG; translated from the coding sequence GTGAATCCCCCAGGCGACGCACGGCCCGCCCCGGAAGAACGCCTGTTCCGCGGCAGCAGCGACCCGAGCGACCCCCGCCCGCCCTACCCGGACTCCACCCCGCTGCCCGAGGCCCCGCCCTGGCGCATCCCCGGCGGGAGTGCGCACCGCCCGTACCTCATCGGCGCCGACCAGGTCGACGTCGTCAACGCGGCGCTGCGCCTGCGCCGTCCGCTGCTGGTGACGGGCCGCCCCGGCAGCGGCAAGTCCTCGCTGGCCCGGGCGATCGCCGACGACCTCGGCCTCGGCCCGGTGCTCACCTGGCCGGTCAACACGCGCTCCACGCTCGGCGAGGCGCTGTACCGGTACGACGCGATCGGGCGGCTGCGCGAGCAGCAGATGGGGGACTACCAGGAGCAGGCCCGCGACGTCGGCCACTACATCCGGCTCGGCCCGCTGGGCACGGCGCTCGCCACCCAGCACCACGGGCTGCCCCGGCTGCTGCTGATCGACGAGCTGGACAAGAGCGACATCGATCTGCCCAACGACCTGCTGGTGGTCCTGGAGGAGGGCCGGTTCGAGATCCCGGAGCTGTCCCGGCTCCCCGACGAGCAGCAGCAGGACGGTGTCGCGGTCGGTGTCGCCGGGTCGCACGAACTGCATCTCGTGCGCGACGGCGTGGTGCGCTGCGTCGAGTTCCCGTTCGTCCTGATCACCAGCAACGGCGAGCGCGAGTTCCCGCCCGCGTTCCTGCGCCGCTGCGTCCGCCTGGAGCTGCCCTACCCGGACGAGAAGCAGCTCACGGAGATCGTACGGGCCCACTTCGCGACGGAGCGGGAACCGGACGGGGCACGGCAGTGGGAGCAGATCACCGAGCTGATCCGGGAGTTCGTCGCACGGCGCACCCTGCGCGAACTGGCCACCGACCAACTCCTGCACGCCGTCCACCTGTTGCGCCAGGACGTGCGGCCCGACGACCACCTGCGGGAGGCGGTGCTCAGTGAACTCGGCGACTCCGCACGGCCCGGCTGA
- a CDS encoding VMAP-C domain-containing protein has protein sequence MDAEQAGRVDQADPADQKDKKDQADQADPGGAGDRAAVASWVTVYGPAGKAGGGLLVAEGSVLTCAHVISKALGRADYDVDEPDETQLARIQVEFLAAPLSKYRVRVRRWEGRRDLGTGQAWGGDLVLLALDGQGPGPSVPAARFQEVERKSELRTRYGSGKARSGVTLVVDDVIDGIWYQMVPLQPGLDVGAGYSGGGLWIRSSGVFAGLVVSGPAGKPLSYAIRARELRAFLRRAGVDVSYGWEPGPVDPALGPAREELVAALRALRGGVRDEVWRRYVSDLAVDLEVPRQGGYGQQGDDIGVLADLVVSRERGLPSLESLLPEKAPEPVRSALEEAAKELRRAGRQRILTGVEYERLRKLLGDGLSELQWAADEELPAMNVEAVRKGGLALLVGELENRPAKNVPRLLVAVEGVAARRGKRGKALRKWSDDVARRLGVKPGALPAVRERVRDEVSREQAVPEVRVALAPASGADRYTYRIRAYAPSHRLIRDRESRVAVSRDAVCAELGEAVGALRRFGPPRVEFTLEYDYLDLPVETWPIPAPGLGARALGRDRPVVLRGADPSDEGRRKVRWQRRGTTDGGPVVLRDEDHAEAYLDKYKGVACAILACEARQRARTLAMCRFYGLPVVLWHRLEHGEPTVAALCGIVRGDWSRTLPDDVRRQRFAAREDSAHIGAQLVLMWEEPRAEALEQREEYAGEGWAGDFPGA, from the coding sequence ATGGACGCGGAACAGGCGGGCCGGGTGGATCAGGCGGACCCGGCGGATCAGAAGGACAAGAAGGACCAGGCGGATCAGGCGGACCCGGGAGGCGCCGGGGACCGCGCGGCCGTCGCGTCCTGGGTCACCGTGTACGGGCCGGCCGGAAAGGCGGGTGGCGGGCTCCTCGTCGCGGAGGGTTCCGTGCTGACCTGCGCCCACGTCATCAGCAAGGCCCTGGGCCGCGCCGACTATGACGTAGACGAACCGGACGAGACCCAACTCGCCCGAATACAGGTGGAGTTCCTGGCCGCGCCCCTCTCCAAGTACCGCGTGCGCGTCCGGCGCTGGGAGGGGCGTCGGGACCTGGGGACGGGGCAGGCGTGGGGCGGGGATCTGGTCCTGCTCGCGCTCGACGGTCAGGGGCCGGGGCCGTCCGTCCCGGCGGCCCGTTTCCAGGAGGTCGAGCGCAAGAGCGAACTGCGTACGCGCTACGGAAGCGGCAAGGCCCGCTCCGGGGTGACCCTCGTGGTCGACGACGTGATCGACGGCATCTGGTACCAGATGGTCCCGCTGCAGCCGGGTCTCGACGTGGGTGCCGGTTACAGCGGTGGCGGTCTGTGGATCCGTTCCAGCGGAGTGTTCGCGGGGCTCGTCGTCAGCGGCCCCGCCGGTAAGCCCCTGTCGTACGCGATCCGGGCCCGGGAACTGCGGGCGTTCCTCCGCCGCGCGGGCGTGGACGTGTCGTACGGCTGGGAGCCCGGCCCCGTCGACCCGGCCCTCGGCCCCGCCCGCGAGGAACTCGTGGCGGCGCTGCGGGCCTTGCGCGGCGGGGTGCGGGACGAGGTCTGGCGCCGTTACGTGTCCGATCTCGCCGTCGATCTGGAGGTGCCCCGGCAAGGGGGATACGGCCAACAGGGCGATGACATAGGCGTGTTGGCCGATCTCGTGGTGTCCCGGGAGCGCGGTCTGCCGAGCCTGGAGAGCCTGCTGCCGGAGAAGGCGCCCGAGCCGGTGCGGTCCGCGCTGGAGGAGGCGGCGAAGGAGCTGCGGCGGGCGGGGCGGCAACGGATCCTGACCGGTGTCGAGTACGAGCGGCTCAGGAAGCTGCTCGGCGACGGCCTCTCCGAACTCCAGTGGGCCGCGGACGAGGAGCTGCCCGCGATGAACGTGGAGGCGGTGCGCAAGGGCGGACTCGCGCTGCTCGTAGGGGAGTTGGAGAACAGGCCCGCCAAGAACGTGCCGCGGCTGCTCGTCGCCGTCGAGGGCGTCGCCGCCCGGCGGGGCAAGCGCGGCAAGGCCCTGCGGAAGTGGTCGGACGACGTCGCCCGGCGGCTCGGCGTCAAGCCCGGCGCCCTGCCGGCGGTGCGGGAGCGGGTGCGCGACGAGGTGAGCCGCGAGCAGGCGGTGCCCGAGGTGCGGGTGGCGCTCGCCCCGGCGTCGGGCGCCGACCGGTACACGTACCGGATCAGGGCGTACGCGCCGTCCCACAGGCTCATCCGGGACAGGGAATCGCGCGTCGCGGTGTCCCGGGACGCGGTGTGCGCGGAGCTCGGTGAGGCGGTGGGCGCCCTGCGCCGGTTCGGGCCGCCGAGGGTTGAATTCACCCTGGAATACGACTACTTGGATCTGCCCGTCGAGACCTGGCCGATCCCGGCGCCGGGCCTTGGCGCCCGGGCTCTGGGGCGTGACCGGCCCGTCGTGCTGCGCGGCGCGGACCCCTCGGACGAGGGGCGGCGGAAGGTGCGCTGGCAGCGGCGCGGCACGACGGACGGCGGGCCCGTCGTGCTGCGGGACGAGGACCACGCGGAGGCGTATCTGGACAAGTACAAGGGTGTGGCCTGCGCGATCCTCGCCTGCGAGGCGCGGCAGCGCGCCCGCACGCTCGCGATGTGCCGCTTCTACGGGCTGCCCGTCGTGCTGTGGCACCGCCTGGAACACGGGGAGCCGACCGTCGCGGCGCTGTGCGGGATCGTGCGCGGGGACTGGTCGCGCACCCTCCCCGACGACGTCCGCAGACAGCGTTTCGCCGCCCGGGAGGACAGCGCCCACATCGGCGCCCAGCTCGTCCTGATGTGGGAGGAGCCGCGGGCGGAGGCGCTGGAACAGCGCGAGGAGTACGCGGGGGAGGGCTGGGCCGGCGACTTCCCCGGGGCCTGA
- a CDS encoding CU044_2847 family protein, with the protein MGEYVEFTFGDDQAVLLEVMPSPLRKPGEEEPGMELLESYGRGGDVVRRAARGALLGALSPLVPVLESVRQTTDRLADPPHEVTVEVGVRITDDLKLGIVGVRGEAGLIVRATWRAPRDEQSPDD; encoded by the coding sequence ATGGGGGAATACGTAGAGTTCACGTTCGGTGACGATCAGGCCGTGCTGCTCGAAGTGATGCCGAGCCCGCTGCGCAAACCCGGCGAGGAAGAGCCGGGCATGGAGCTGCTCGAGTCGTACGGGCGGGGCGGTGACGTCGTCAGGCGGGCGGCCCGCGGTGCGCTGCTCGGCGCGCTGAGTCCGCTCGTTCCGGTCCTGGAGTCCGTGCGGCAGACCACCGACCGGCTCGCGGACCCGCCCCACGAGGTCACGGTGGAGGTCGGCGTACGGATCACGGACGACCTGAAGCTCGGCATCGTGGGCGTGCGCGGTGAGGCGGGGCTCATCGTCCGTGCCACCTGGCGAGCCCCGCGCGACGAGCAGAGCCCCGACGACTGA
- a CDS encoding Imm51 family immunity protein yields the protein MTITLHDFDGEHSLTLDAGDLAADAAVVAAGHEPNGYFWEGLVQFAWPDLAEHLDFDSEGGMFCALGSLSDLTQLKTVLEPVISSPSAVGELVARAETAGFEFDD from the coding sequence GTGACTATCACCCTGCATGACTTCGATGGTGAGCACTCGCTGACGCTCGATGCCGGCGACCTGGCCGCTGACGCGGCAGTGGTTGCCGCCGGACATGAGCCGAACGGGTACTTCTGGGAAGGTCTTGTGCAGTTCGCCTGGCCGGATCTTGCTGAGCACCTCGACTTCGACAGCGAGGGTGGCATGTTCTGTGCGCTCGGGAGCTTGAGTGACCTCACGCAGCTCAAGACTGTTCTGGAGCCCGTGATCTCGAGCCCCAGCGCGGTTGGCGAGCTTGTTGCCCGTGCGGAGACGGCAGGCTTCGAGTTCGACGACTGA
- a CDS encoding RNA-binding protein yields the protein MPPSFIHRITKYDPADRDEHGHYTGAEEVVSDHGPVEAAYLAAIAAFAEASGIDRLEIREPAVTGFVHFGVELSDGGYGLGGLFPPDLAGYHDGAEVSLPVALELVRAMLRDQGAWCRLEAGDVFTVHVGWDQYVYVGSDRQCADAVARTRELGLFPEPMATSPYAAKLEEPDVMEVADERFWARVRTVLASRKAVLLEEGYVRNAARFHRLTRENLDALRTGLSPRALLTVWPDLNPDVGAVLATLPEEGSAEFVWEAQDGTIRQAVVDDTEYQDLATLVAGARAACVLPMYLDERHPLLCVALPDSDGVLRARW from the coding sequence GTGCCGCCGTCCTTCATCCACCGAATCACCAAGTACGACCCCGCCGACCGTGACGAACACGGCCACTACACCGGTGCGGAAGAGGTGGTCAGTGACCATGGGCCGGTCGAAGCCGCGTACCTCGCGGCGATCGCCGCCTTCGCGGAGGCCTCGGGCATCGATCGGCTGGAGATCCGCGAGCCCGCAGTCACCGGTTTCGTCCACTTCGGCGTGGAGCTGTCGGATGGGGGATACGGCCTCGGCGGGCTCTTTCCGCCCGACCTCGCCGGCTACCACGACGGGGCCGAGGTCTCCCTTCCGGTCGCTCTGGAGCTGGTCCGGGCCATGCTCCGTGACCAAGGTGCCTGGTGTCGTCTGGAGGCGGGGGACGTGTTCACCGTGCATGTCGGGTGGGACCAATACGTGTATGTGGGCAGCGACCGGCAATGCGCGGACGCCGTGGCCCGTACACGGGAACTCGGTCTCTTTCCGGAACCGATGGCGACCTCCCCCTACGCAGCGAAGCTGGAGGAGCCGGACGTGATGGAGGTGGCCGACGAGAGGTTCTGGGCGCGCGTGCGCACCGTGCTGGCCTCACGGAAGGCAGTGCTCCTGGAGGAGGGCTACGTCCGCAACGCCGCACGCTTCCACCGCCTCACGCGGGAGAACCTCGACGCATTGCGTACCGGTCTCAGCCCGCGCGCCCTACTCACCGTCTGGCCTGACCTGAACCCCGATGTCGGCGCGGTCCTCGCCACGCTGCCAGAGGAGGGATCCGCGGAGTTCGTCTGGGAGGCACAGGACGGGACGATCAGACAGGCGGTCGTCGACGACACCGAGTACCAAGACCTCGCCACTCTGGTGGCCGGCGCCCGGGCGGCCTGCGTCCTGCCCATGTACCTCGACGAACGCCACCCGCTTCTTTGCGTCGCCCTGCCCGACAGTGACGGCGTGCTGCGCGCCCGGTGGTGA
- a CDS encoding transposase: MTVRRVTDVTMRRPEQLTDTERKCLDDLYARSPALAMTTEYAHRLAGILRERRNEHLALEVWLADVRLDGERKLRTLATGMRRDRAATLAALTTTHTSGAVEGNVTRTKLPKRQMYGRANFDLLRRRILLPP; this comes from the coding sequence GTGACCGTCCGTCGTGTCACCGACGTGACCATGCGGAGACCCGAGCAGCTCACGGACACCGAACGCAAGTGCCTGGACGACCTGTACGCCCGCAGTCCGGCGCTGGCCATGACCACCGAGTACGCCCACCGCCTTGCCGGCATCCTGCGCGAACGCCGCAACGAGCACCTCGCCCTCGAAGTCTGGCTCGCCGACGTCCGCCTCGACGGAGAACGCAAACTCCGTACCCTGGCCACCGGCATGCGGCGCGACCGCGCAGCCACTCTCGCCGCCCTCACCACCACCCACACTTCGGGCGCAGTCGAGGGCAACGTCACCCGTACCAAGCTACCCAAGAGACAGATGTACGGCCGAGCCAACTTCGACCTCCTTCGACGCCGCATCCTGTTGCCGCCGTGA
- a CDS encoding flavodoxin family protein yields MPATAYRYDDLRALYINCTLKRSPETSNTEGLIDKSRLVMDKNGVTTDLIRAVDHDIATGVWPDMTEHGWENDDWPQLYDKVMAADILILCGPIWLGDNSSVTKKVIERLYACSSILNNQGQYAYYGRVGGCLITGNEDGVKHCAMNVLYSLQHLGYTIPPQADAGWIGAAGPGPSYPDPGSGGPENDFTNRNTAFMTWNVMHLAALLKQAGGIPAHGNQRSAWDAGCRSDFPNPEHR; encoded by the coding sequence ATGCCAGCGACCGCGTACCGCTACGACGACCTGCGGGCCCTGTATATCAACTGCACACTCAAACGCTCCCCCGAAACCAGCAACACCGAAGGCCTGATCGACAAGAGCCGCCTCGTCATGGACAAGAACGGGGTCACGACCGACCTGATCCGCGCCGTCGACCACGACATCGCTACTGGGGTGTGGCCGGACATGACCGAGCACGGCTGGGAGAACGACGACTGGCCGCAGCTGTACGACAAAGTCATGGCCGCGGACATCCTGATCCTGTGCGGGCCGATTTGGCTCGGCGACAACAGCAGCGTCACCAAGAAGGTCATCGAGCGCCTGTACGCCTGCTCGAGCATCCTGAACAACCAGGGCCAGTACGCCTATTACGGTCGCGTCGGAGGTTGCCTCATCACCGGCAACGAGGACGGCGTCAAGCACTGCGCCATGAACGTGCTCTACAGCCTCCAGCATCTCGGCTACACGATCCCGCCACAGGCCGACGCCGGCTGGATCGGGGCGGCGGGCCCTGGACCGTCCTACCCCGACCCCGGTTCCGGCGGCCCGGAGAACGACTTCACCAACCGCAACACCGCATTCATGACGTGGAACGTCATGCACCTGGCAGCCCTGCTCAAGCAGGCAGGCGGCATCCCGGCCCATGGCAATCAACGCTCCGCATGGGACGCCGGCTGCCGCTCCGACTTCCCCAACCCCGAACACCGCTAG
- a CDS encoding MmcQ/YjbR family DNA-binding protein, whose protein sequence is MPPEILNGLRSICRQLPESYEEPAWIGVRWRIRKRTFAHVYTPDADRFPLYAPYVSAGRELVVLTFRVPADDLLGLTAGGFPFLRAGWGRNVVAAVLGEHTDWTELTELITDSYCQMAPKFLAAQVALPPSAS, encoded by the coding sequence GTGCCGCCGGAGATCTTGAACGGGCTGCGATCGATCTGCCGGCAGCTGCCCGAGTCGTATGAGGAACCGGCCTGGATTGGTGTGCGCTGGCGGATCCGGAAGCGGACGTTCGCCCATGTGTATACGCCGGACGCGGATCGCTTCCCGCTCTACGCCCCGTATGTGAGCGCAGGCCGCGAGTTGGTCGTATTGACCTTTCGGGTGCCTGCCGACGACCTGCTGGGCCTGACTGCCGGAGGGTTCCCGTTCCTGCGTGCCGGCTGGGGCCGCAATGTCGTCGCTGCCGTTCTGGGTGAGCACACCGACTGGACCGAGCTCACCGAGCTGATCACCGACAGCTACTGCCAGATGGCTCCGAAGTTCCTTGCTGCCCAGGTCGCCCTCCCGCCATCGGCCAGTTGA